In Leishmania donovani BPK282A1 complete genome, chromosome 1, one DNA window encodes the following:
- a CDS encoding fatty acyl CoA synthetase 2, putative, with protein sequence MENLESLYAQVSLCVPNGVCVVVHAAKYYVCAIACTTESKAMVFARQHDIQCEWPPCQKWYAARRVITGRRRSEIVYDG encoded by the coding sequence ATGGAGAACCTGGAGTCCCTGTACGCGCAGGTGAGCCTGTGCGTGCCGaacggcgtgtgcgtcgtTGTCCACGCTGCCAAGTACTACGTCTGTGCCATCGCGTGCACGACGGAGAGCAAGGCGATGGTGttcgcgcggcagcacgacATCCAGTGTGAGTGGCCGCCATGCCAAAAGTGGTATGCGGCGCGTCGGGTGATCACTGGACGACGGAGGAGCGAGATCGTCTACGACGGCTAA
- a CDS encoding long chain fatty acid CoA ligase, putative, giving the protein MGACVVSVMAKRNAAQVMPDPRAEELERRRAECGGNFVQRVPGTESEHASAIYRIAGVTAEQHEAILAAAAAKPTFYTTLMRHCAERTDQRVLGYRPVKCVTKEPAPSTSRGSTSEPAKKERLMSITHFDEVVYVTYSEMEERIFHFGAGLAALGVTANGNVSIYLDTCVEWLIGIYGIWSCSAVAATVYANLGEAALAHALHETESQAILCGSANVANVLKLMKNGVMPQVPIIYVGTLPASLDTHGVQVVSFKQVEMIGAAHLEGGAAKGTGPLNDDDLALIMYTSGTTGDPKGVMHTHRTLAAGLHTLEPRVVDLLGQPHSDDVYLSYLPMAHIMEFTITNLFIFRGAFIGFGTPRTLTDTTARPHGDLLTFNPSMLAGVPRIFDTLKKAVEAKLPPVGTLKRQVFDHAYQSRLAALKKGKDTPYWNEKVFAAPRAVLGNRLRIMLSGGGPLSAATHEFVNVVFGRVVIGYGLTETICVGAIQIPGDTETNVTGLMEPGQEIKLLDIDEYKHTDTPEPRGEMLSRGPYLFKGYYKQPELTREVLDEDGWFHTGDVGSFTADGKMRIVGRVKALAKNCLGEYIALEALEAVYSGNELLQPNGVCVLVHPDKPYITALALTDEARATSFAAKHGIEGTYPALLKDQRFQQAAAISMADTARASNRASFECVKRVRVIDDEWTPENEILTAAQKLKRRVIDAQYAQTIAELFTDD; this is encoded by the coding sequence atgggcgcgtgcgtggtCTCTGTGATGGCGAAGCGCAACGCGGCGCAGGTGATGCCCGACCCGCGCGCCGAGGAGCTCGAGCGCCGGCGTGCCGAGTGCGGCGGCAACTtcgtgcagcgcgtgccCGGCACGGAGAGCGAGCACGCCTCGGCCATCTACCGCATCGCCGGAGTGACAGCGGAGCAGCACGAAGCCATcctcgcggcggccgcggcgaagCCCACCTTTTACACAACGCTGATGCGCCACTGCGCGGAGCGCACGGACCAGCGCGTGCTTGGCTACCGTCCCGTGAAGTGCGTCACAAAGGAaccagcgccgtcgacgtcacgcggcagcacgagcgaaccggcgaagaaggagcgGCTCATGAGCATCACGCACTTCGACGAGGTGGTGTACGTCACCTACTCGGAAATGGAGGAGCGCATCTTCCACTTCGGCGCCGGCCTGGCCGCCCTCGGCGTCACCGCCAACGGAAACGTTTCAATCTACCTCGACACGTGCGTCGAGTGGCTGATCGGCATCTACGGCATCTggtcctgcagcgccgtcgccgccaccgtctaCGCAAACCTCGGCGAGGCGGCCCTGGCGCACGCGTTGCACGAGACGGAGAGCCAGGCGATTCTGTGCGGGTCGGCGAATGTGGCGAATGTGCTGAAGCTGATGAAGAACGGGGTCATGCCGCAGGTGCCGATCATCTACGTCGGCACCCTGCCGGCTTCGCTCGACACGCACGGCGTGCAGGTGGTGAGCTTCAAGCAAGTGGAGATgatcggcgcggcgcacctcgAGGGTGGCGCGGCGAAGGGCACGGGGCCGTtgaacgacgacgacctGGCATTGATCATGTACACGAGCGGCACGACCGGTGACCCGAAGGGCGtcatgcacacgcaccgcaCGTTGGCTGCTGGCCTGCACACCCTCGAGCCGCGCGTGGTCGACCTGCTCGGCCAGCCGCACTCCGACGACGTGTACCTCTCCTACCTGCCCATGGCGCACATCATGGAGTTCACCATCACAAACCTATTCATCTTCCGCGGCGCCTTTATCGGCTTCggcacgccgcgcacgcTGACGGACACCACGGCGCGGCCGCACGGCGACCTGCTTACGTTCAACCCGTCCATGCTCGCTGGCGTGCCGCGCATCTTCGACACGCTCAAGAAGGCCGTCgaggcgaagctgccgccggtgggCACGCTCAAGCGACAGGTGTTCGACCACGCCTACCAGAGccggctggcggcgctgaagaaggGCAAGGACACGCCGTACTGGAACGAGAAGGTGttcgcggcgccgcgtgccGTGCTCGGCAACCGCCTACGGATCAtgctcagcggcggcggcccgcTGTCCGCCGCGACGCATGAATTTGTGAACGTCGTCTTTGGCCGCGTGGTGATTGGCTACGGGCTCACGGAGACTATCTGCGTCGGGGCGATTCAGATCCCCGGCGACACGGAGACGAACGTGACGGGCTTGATGGAGCCCGGCCAGGAGATCAAGCTGCTCGACATTGACGAGTACAAGCACACGGACACGCCCGAGCCGCGCGGCGAGATGCTGTCTCGCGGGCCGTACCTGTTCAAGGGCTACTACAAGCAGCCGGAGCTGACGCGCGAGGTGCTGGACGAGGATGGCTGGTTCCACACCGGCGACGTTGGCAGCTTTACCGCTGACGGCAAGATGCGCATAGTGGGGCGCGTcaaggcgctggcgaagaaCTGCCTGGGCGAGTACAtcgcgctggaggcgctggaggcggtcTACTCTGGCAACGAACTGCTGCAGCCGAACGGCGTGTGCGTCCTCGTGCACCCAGACAAGCCGTACATCACAGCTCTTGCGCTGACGGACGAGGCGCGTGCAACGAGCTTCGCGGCGAAGCACGGTATCGAGGGCACGTACCCGGCCCTGCTGAAGGACCAGCGCTTCCAGCAGGCGGCCGCGATTTCGATGGCCGACACGGCACGCGCCTCGAACCGCGCGTCCTTCGAGTGCGTGAAGCGGGTGCGCGTCATCGACGACGAGTGGACTCCGGAGAACGAAATCTTGACGGCTGCCCAGAAGCTGAAGCGCCGCGTCATCGATGCGCAGTACGCACAGACGATCGCAGAGCTCTTCACGGATGATTAG
- a CDS encoding fatty acyl CoA synthetase 2, putative has translation MDIPSHCSSLEATVLQLMDDANARRVVPDPRAMRYQQIGDENVALEGTESEKSTPIYRQAKVTDAMQRRLENEWYNGPNFVQRFESMCKSRGSKRALAYRPISRVSHQLVREPESGLERLFEVTFYDATQYLTYDDVWTVVQNFGRGLRELALTPDCKVGMYLETRWEWLASAYGVWSQSMVLATVYANLGKEALSEAFAETSCAAIVTVGERVPSLIAMMRSGAMPHCILIYLDTLPEGIDAAGVTLKAWEDVVKDGALSNYPVNLPTNNDDVSLIMYTSGTTGGPKGVMHTYGSMTAGINGMGGRLNELCGGVEPDERYCSSLPLAHIFEFTVTNVFLARGCWIGFGHTRTLLSTYARPHGDLVEFKPIFLIGVPRIFDSYKKTMEASLAQRGALERQIFEHAFASRLKYLHAGMETPFWNEVVFAPLREMVGGRVRSMFGGGGPISAPTQNFMNVVLGGFIQGYGLTETVGNGPKQLVGDLESACVGRLEMACEMKLVDTPDYKHTDTPEPRGEVCLRGPMLFKGYYKKESVTKAAIDADGWFHTGDVGAIADRGRLRIVSRIKSLAKNALGEYIPMENLESLYAQVSLCVPNGVCVVVHAAKYYVCAIACTTESKAMVFARQHDIQCEWPAILKNPDFQKAATEAFRELAISAGRGKQEIVRYVHVVGDQWTPENDMLTAAGKLKRHAVAERYKDLICSLYVD, from the coding sequence atGGACATCCCCTCTCACTGCAGCAGCCtggaggcgacggtgctccAGCTGATGGACGACGCCAacgcgcgccgcgtcgtgcCGGACCCTCGCGCGATGCGCTACCAGCAGATAGGCGACGAGAACGTCGCCCTCGAAGGCACcgagagcgagaagagcaCGCCGATCTACCGCCAGGCGAAGGTGACGGacgcgatgcagcgccgcctaGAAAACGAGTGGTACAACGGGCCCAACTTCGTGCAACGCTTCGAGTCCATGTGCAAGTCGCGTGGCAGCAAGCGCGCGCTGGCCTACCGCCCGATAAGTCGCGTGTCGCATCAGCTGGTGAGGGAGCCGGAGAGCGGGCTGGAGCGGCTGTTTGAGGTGACATTTTACGATGCGACGCAGTACTTGACGTATGATGACGTGTGGACGGTCGTGCAGAACTTTGGCCGCGGCCTGCGCGAGCTCGCACTCACTCCTGACTGCAAGGTCGGCATGTACCTCGAGACGCGCTGGGAGTGGCTGGCGTCGGCGTACGGCGTGTGGTCGCAGAGCATGGTGCTCGCCACGGTGTACGCGAACCTCGGCAAGGAGGCGCTCAGCGAGGCCTTCGCGGAGACGAGTtgcgccgccatcgtgaCAGTGGGCGAGCGTGTGCCGTCGCTCATCGCCATGATGCGGAGCGGTGCGATGCCGCACTGCATCCTGATCTACCTCGACACGCTGCCGGAGGGCATCGATGCGGCAGGCGTGACGCTGAAGGCGTGGGAAGACGTCGTGAAGGACGGGGCTCTCTCGAACTACCCCGTCAACCTGCCGACGAACAACGATGACGTGTCCCTGATCATGTACACGAGCGGCACGACGGGCGGGCCGAAGGGCGTCATGCACACGTACGGGTCGATGACCGCGGGCATCAACGGCATGGGTGGCCGCCTGAACGAGTtgtgcggcggcgttgaGCCCGATGAACGCTACTGCTCCTccctgccgctggcgcacaTCTTCGAGTTCACGGTCACGAACGTCTTCCTtgcgcgcggctgctggaTCGGATTTGgccacacccgcacactGTTGAGCACGTACGCACGTCCACACGGCGACCTCGTCGAGTTCAAGCCAATCTTCTTGATTGGTGTGCCGCGCATCTTCGACTCCTACAAGAAGACGATGGAGGCGAGCCTGGCACAGCGCGGCGCGCTGGAGCGCCAGATCTTCGAGcacgccttcgcctcccgCCTCAAGTACCTCCACGCCGGCATGGAGACGCCGTTCTGGAACGAGGTGGTCTTCGCCCCGCTGCGCGAGATGGTGGGCggccgcgtgcgcagcatgtTCGGAGGCGGTGGCCCGATCAGTGCGCCAACGCAGAACTTCATGAACGTCGTCCTTGGCGGGTTCATCCAGGGCTACGGGCTCACCGAAACCGTCGGCAATGGGCCGAAGCAGCTTGTCGGCGACCTCGAGTCCGCGTGTGTCGGTCGGCTGGAGATGGCCTGCGAGATGAAGCTGGTGGACACGCCAGACTACAAGCACACGGACACACCGGAGCCGCGCGGCGAGGTGTGCCTGCGCGGTCCCATGCTCTTCAAGGGCTATTACAAGAAGGAAAGCGTCACCAAGGCCGCCATCGACGCTGACGGCTGGTTCCACACTGGCGACGttggcgccatcgccgaccGCGGTCGGCTGCGCATCGTCAGCCGCATCAAGTCGCTGGCGAAGAACGCCCTAGGTGAGTACATCCCGATGGAGAACCTGGAGTCCCTGTACGCGCAGGTGAGCCTGTGCGTGCCGaacggcgtgtgcgtcgtTGTCCACGCTGCCAAGTACTACGTCTGTGCCATCGCGTGCACGACGGAGAGCAAGGCGATGGTGttcgcgcggcagcacgacATCCAGTGTGAGTGGCCGGCGATTCTGAAGAACCCCGACTTTCAGAAGGCAGCGACGGAGGCGTTCCGCGAGCTCGCCATAAGCGCGGGCCGTGGCAAGCAGGAGATTGTACGCTACGTCCACGTGGTGGGGGATCAGTGGACGCCGGAGAACGATATGCTGACGGCAGCTGGCAAGCTGAAGCGCCACGCGGTGGCGGAGCGCTACAAGGACCTGATCTGCTCTCTGTACGTTGACTAG